A stretch of DNA from Mycobacteriales bacterium:
GCCCCTATCCTGATCGGAGCGCTGTGGGCCTTCGCCGCGACCTCGGACGGAGCAGGCTCGCGCTCGTTGTGTCGATATCGAAGTCTTCGGAAATCTGGTCTCGGCAGCCGCAACGAAAGGGCCCCCCGCGCGTCCGCCCGAGCCACCATCCAGCCGGAGACCGACCCACTCCATGACGACTGCCACCGACGCACGTCCCGACTCTTCCCAGCCCGCACACGCCCTCGCGCAGGTCGCCATCAACGACGTGGGCTCGGCCGAGGACTTCCTCGCCGCCGTCGACTTGACCATCAAGTACTTCAACGACGGCGACATCGTCGACGGGGTCATCGTCAAGGTCGACCGCGACGAGGTGCTGCTCGACATCGGCTACAAGACCGAGGGCGTCATCCCCTCGCGCGAGCTGTCGATCAAGCATGACGTCGACCCCAACGAGGTCGTCACCCTGGGTGACCACATCGAGGCCCTCGTCCTCCAGAAGGAGGACAAGGAAGGGCGCCTCATCCTGTCCAAGAAGCGCGCGCAGTACGAGCGCGCCTGGGGCACGATCGAGACGATCAAGGACGAGGACGGCATTGTCACCGGCACGGTCATCGAGGTCGTCAAGGGCGGCCTGATCCTCGACATCGGCCTGCGCGGCTTCCTGCCCGCCTCCCTCGTCGAGATGCGCCGGGTCCGCGACCTGCAGCCCTACGTCGGCAAGGAGCTCGAGGCCAAGATCATCGAGCTCGACAAGAACCGCAACAACGTCGTGCTCTCCCGCCGCGCCTGGCTCGAGCAGACGCAGTCCGAGGTGCGCCAGACGTTCCTCACCACGCTGCAGAAGGGCCAGATCCGCAACGGCGTGGTCTCGTCGATCGTCAACTTCGGCGCGTTCGTCGACCTCGGCGGCGTCGACGGTCTCGTGCACGTCTCCGAGCTGTCGTGGAAGCACATCGACCACCCGTCGGAGATCGTCGAGGTCGGCCAGGAGGTCACCGTCGAGGTCCTCGACGTCGACATGGACCGCGAGCGGGTCTCCCTGTCGCTGAAGGCGACGCAGGAGGACCCCTGGCAGCAGTTCGCCCGCACCCACGCCATCGGGCAGGTCGTGCCCGGCCGGGTCACCAAGCTGG
This window harbors:
- the rpsA gene encoding 30S ribosomal protein S1 gives rise to the protein MTTATDARPDSSQPAHALAQVAINDVGSAEDFLAAVDLTIKYFNDGDIVDGVIVKVDRDEVLLDIGYKTEGVIPSRELSIKHDVDPNEVVTLGDHIEALVLQKEDKEGRLILSKKRAQYERAWGTIETIKDEDGIVTGTVIEVVKGGLILDIGLRGFLPASLVEMRRVRDLQPYVGKELEAKIIELDKNRNNVVLSRRAWLEQTQSEVRQTFLTTLQKGQIRNGVVSSIVNFGAFVDLGGVDGLVHVSELSWKHIDHPSEIVEVGQEVTVEVLDVDMDRERVSLSLKATQEDPWQQFARTHAIGQVVPGRVTKLVPFGAFVRVDEGIEGLVHISELAERHVEIPEQVVQVGNEIFVKVIDIDLERRRISLSLKQANEGTIGEAVAGSFDPTQYGMPAQYDEAGNYLYPEGFDSDSQQWLPGYEEQQAEWERQYAEAHARWEAHQKQVTEAQQAEAEAAQSSSYSSEGEEATGALASDEALAALREKLTGGGSEE